A genomic window from Methanomassiliicoccales archaeon includes:
- a CDS encoding DUF4443 domain-containing protein — MKILVPGKYGPIHRFTDYHVYKTLQILANNDLKGRRQLAREIGIGEGSMRTIIDQLRERKLVEVKRNGIKITAKGIDLLKNIPIELKSVEPTEISMGQYGVAVKIKGKSEQIRTGIEQRDAALKAGADGATTIVYKNGRLIIPSDYDLDSGKPDVAKLIRSLFDLDEGDVIIVGRSSDPKLAERGALAAAFDLL, encoded by the coding sequence ATGAAAATACTAGTGCCCGGAAAATATGGACCTATCCATCGTTTTACGGATTATCATGTCTATAAAACTCTTCAGATTCTGGCCAATAATGATCTGAAAGGTAGAAGGCAGCTTGCTAGGGAAATTGGTATAGGCGAAGGTAGCATGCGAACAATTATCGATCAGCTCAGAGAAAGAAAGCTTGTTGAGGTCAAAAGAAATGGAATAAAGATTACTGCAAAAGGCATCGATCTCCTAAAAAATATACCCATAGAACTTAAATCCGTTGAACCGACAGAAATCTCTATGGGACAATACGGAGTTGCTGTTAAGATTAAGGGAAAAAGCGAACAGATACGTACTGGAATCGAACAGCGAGATGCTGCATTAAAAGCAGGTGCCGATGGTGCAACCACAATTGTCTATAAAAACGGTAGATTGATAATCCCATCAGATTATGATTTGGACTCAGGAAAGCCAGATGTTGCGAAGCTCATTCGAAGCTTATTCGATCTTGATGAGGGTGATGTTATCATAGTGGGTAGATCTTCGGATCCTAAACTTGCGGAAAGAGGCGCACTAGCAGCTGCTTTCGATCTCCTCTAA
- a CDS encoding methionine adenosyltransferase — MARNIVVERINYTPIQRQRVELVERKGIGHPDSIADGLAESVSRALCKLYIERYGRILHHNTDETQIVGGQSAPRFGGGVVLEPIYILLVGRATTEVNGERLPIRHTAIKAASDYLKEHFPNLDVTTDVMLDCMIGKGSVDLTSVYETKKLLANDTSFGVGYAPLSETEKVVLETEKFINGPVKKRLKETGEDVKVMASRVNGKIVLTIACAMVDRYIDDPDHYQNVIQELTEMVADHAVKFTSNEIEVKINAADNYKDGIYYLTVTGLSMENGDDGSVGRGNRVNGLITPYRPMSMEASAGKNPVTHVGKLYNLLAKQIAEEIANTCGDDVLEARVRLLSQIGRPIFDPQTASIQLIIANNANFEKIKSEAESITAYWLDNIGQVTEKIVNGQLPVF; from the coding sequence ATGGCACGAAACATCGTGGTGGAGAGAATCAACTACACGCCTATTCAGAGGCAAAGAGTTGAACTTGTTGAAAGAAAAGGTATTGGTCATCCAGATAGCATTGCAGACGGACTTGCGGAGTCGGTGAGTAGGGCATTATGCAAGCTATATATTGAACGGTATGGTAGAATACTTCACCATAATACTGATGAAACGCAGATAGTAGGCGGTCAGTCAGCTCCAAGATTTGGAGGTGGAGTCGTTCTGGAACCAATCTATATATTGCTAGTGGGCAGGGCCACTACTGAAGTTAATGGGGAGCGTTTGCCGATTAGACACACGGCAATCAAGGCAGCGTCTGATTACCTTAAAGAACACTTCCCCAATCTAGATGTGACTACAGATGTCATGTTGGATTGCATGATTGGGAAGGGTAGTGTAGATTTGACGAGCGTCTATGAAACGAAGAAACTCCTTGCAAATGACACCTCATTCGGAGTTGGCTATGCACCTTTGAGTGAGACTGAAAAGGTAGTACTCGAAACTGAGAAATTTATCAACGGGCCTGTGAAAAAGAGATTGAAGGAGACTGGAGAAGACGTCAAGGTCATGGCTTCGAGGGTCAATGGTAAAATCGTACTCACGATCGCGTGTGCAATGGTTGATAGATACATCGACGATCCCGATCATTACCAAAATGTCATTCAAGAGCTGACAGAAATGGTAGCAGATCATGCTGTAAAGTTTACATCAAATGAGATCGAAGTCAAGATTAATGCTGCAGATAATTACAAGGATGGGATTTATTACCTCACTGTTACTGGCCTATCTATGGAAAATGGAGACGATGGATCAGTTGGTCGTGGAAATCGGGTCAACGGACTTATAACGCCATATCGACCGATGAGCATGGAAGCATCCGCAGGAAAGAATCCAGTAACACATGTAGGAAAATTATATAACTTGCTCGCTAAACAGATCGCGGAAGAAATCGCCAATACGTGCGGTGACGATGTACTCGAAGCTCGGGTCAGACTGCTCTCTCAAATAGGTCGGCCAATCTTCGATCCGCAGACGGCTAGTATCCAATTAATAATAGCAAATAATGCAAACTTTGAAAAAATCAAAAGTGAAGCAGAGAGCATTACAGCTTATTGGCTTGACAACATAGGGCAAGTGACAGAAAAAATAGTAAATGGTCAATTACCTGTATTTTAA
- a CDS encoding CBS domain-containing protein produces the protein MLKFPDSSEIKKLRKSLDLTQSDLAALSKVSQSTIAKIERGTISGSYEIMTRIFNALYEEMRSRRRGKVAKEVASPNVIGVYSDDKVKKASEIMRERGFSQLPIFEGEIPVGSITESGILRLVKEGTDMKELAEKPISSIMDEAFPVVPEETPLDIVTSLLSFSKAVLVAKRGKITGIITDSDVLKLL, from the coding sequence ATGTTAAAATTTCCAGATTCTTCCGAAATAAAAAAACTTCGAAAGTCCCTTGATCTAACACAATCAGATCTAGCCGCTCTTTCAAAGGTCAGTCAATCTACTATCGCGAAGATAGAAAGGGGTACTATTTCAGGTAGTTATGAAATCATGACTAGGATTTTTAATGCTCTTTATGAAGAAATGCGTAGTAGGCGGAGAGGAAAAGTTGCGAAAGAAGTCGCTTCACCGAATGTAATTGGCGTATATAGTGATGATAAAGTCAAGAAAGCCTCGGAGATAATGAGAGAAAGAGGCTTTTCTCAATTGCCTATCTTTGAAGGAGAAATTCCCGTTGGAAGTATTACAGAATCAGGAATTTTGCGACTTGTTAAGGAAGGGACTGACATGAAAGAACTTGCAGAAAAGCCGATATCATCGATCATGGATGAAGCCTTTCCAGTTGTGCCTGAAGAAACACCCTTGGACATAGTGACGTCGTTATTGTCTTTCTCGAAAGCTGTACTTGTGGCCAAGCGAGGAAAAATTACGGGCATCATAACAGATTCAGATGTATTAAAGCTCCTCTGA
- a CDS encoding uroporphyrinogen decarboxylase family protein produces the protein MNEMTPRDRVLSTINLKEPDRIPTDFGGVVSGIVFGPPYGYEALCRAFGFSDPVTPQINSRLSCVQNIDERILRKLDVDIRHLSIGGRPLEKLPNGLYRDAWGLILKSSGLYKSIPDEIAPLRDARTTEEIENYQYWPDPLDPVFTKGKRKEAKELSEKTDFAVFAHPGYAGRIFHMYAGLRGFDKWLLDMKVDPDFYHAMATKITDVAIEVSKTFYNEVGDFIDVAVYYDDMGTQTGGFLSIKDYREFVKPYTARYAKEIKKITRAKLFYHTCGSVYSYIDEFIEIGIDILNPIQPLARNMSPEILKEKFGSRICFHGGIDVQRLLPFGKTDDVKKNVKRIAEILSKRGGWICAPAHNIQPDTPPQNVIAMYEAVKEFNLQHE, from the coding sequence ATGAATGAAATGACGCCAAGAGATAGAGTCTTATCGACGATTAACTTAAAAGAGCCAGATAGAATTCCAACCGATTTCGGAGGTGTTGTGTCAGGTATCGTCTTTGGCCCTCCGTATGGATATGAAGCTCTGTGCCGAGCTTTTGGGTTCTCTGATCCAGTTACACCACAGATTAATTCTAGGCTAAGTTGTGTTCAAAACATAGATGAACGCATTTTAAGGAAACTAGATGTCGACATCAGGCATCTAAGCATTGGCGGGAGGCCGCTTGAGAAACTTCCAAATGGTTTGTATAGAGATGCATGGGGTCTGATATTGAAATCCTCTGGCTTATACAAGAGCATTCCGGATGAAATAGCGCCTCTGAGGGACGCTAGGACAACAGAGGAAATTGAAAATTATCAGTATTGGCCTGATCCTCTTGACCCAGTCTTCACGAAAGGCAAGAGGAAGGAGGCAAAAGAACTTAGCGAAAAAACAGATTTTGCAGTGTTTGCACATCCGGGATACGCTGGAAGAATATTTCATATGTATGCAGGATTAAGAGGGTTCGACAAATGGCTGCTGGACATGAAGGTTGATCCAGACTTCTACCATGCTATGGCGACAAAGATCACTGATGTTGCGATCGAAGTGTCTAAAACCTTTTACAATGAGGTGGGAGATTTCATTGATGTTGCAGTCTATTATGATGATATGGGAACACAGACAGGTGGATTCTTGTCGATAAAGGACTACAGAGAATTTGTTAAACCATACACAGCTAGGTATGCAAAAGAAATAAAGAAAATAACGCGCGCGAAATTGTTTTATCATACCTGCGGGTCTGTCTATTCTTACATAGATGAATTTATTGAAATTGGTATAGATATTCTGAATCCGATACAGCCACTTGCCCGGAACATGTCGCCCGAAATTCTTAAAGAGAAATTTGGTTCAAGAATCTGCTTTCATGGTGGTATCGATGTTCAGAGATTACTACCTTTTGGAAAGACCGATGACGTAAAGAAAAATGTGAAGCGAATCGCCGAAATCTTGTCAAAACGCGGCGGTTGGATATGTGCCCCCGCTCACAACATACAACCAGATACTCCTCCCCAAAACGTTATTGCAATGTACGAAGCTGTAAAAGAATTTAACTTGCAACATGAATGA
- the rnz gene encoding ribonuclease Z codes for MRIIFLGTAGGLPTPKRSLPATVLQVGPEIILFDCGEGTQRQFMSSNCSFVKVRKIFITHFHGDHFLGLPGLIQSMSFVGREEPLRIFGPPGIEEIVDITANLGYFDPNFDIIAREVAPGETLSFDEYDIKAIEVDHLVPCYGYVLTERARRGRFMVQKAKSLGIPEGPLFRVLQEGESVIVNGKTITPDMVMGPPRKGLKISISGDTKPCEAFADAARNSDIMIHEATLDSSLKSKAYDFGHSTASDAALVALKSGARALYLNHISNRYDNAMILEMEARKIFPNSYVSHDLMEVFVRHCE; via the coding sequence GTGCGAATCATATTTCTCGGTACAGCTGGCGGGCTGCCAACACCCAAGAGGAGTCTTCCTGCGACTGTATTGCAAGTGGGGCCAGAGATTATTTTATTTGATTGCGGTGAAGGCACGCAGAGACAGTTTATGTCGTCAAATTGTTCATTTGTGAAGGTGCGTAAGATATTCATCACCCATTTTCACGGAGATCACTTTCTTGGACTCCCTGGTCTTATCCAGTCAATGAGCTTTGTTGGTCGAGAAGAGCCGCTGAGAATTTTTGGACCTCCAGGTATTGAAGAAATAGTCGACATTACAGCAAATCTCGGATACTTCGATCCCAATTTTGATATCATTGCCAGAGAGGTAGCACCCGGCGAAACACTCTCGTTTGATGAATATGATATAAAAGCTATTGAAGTCGATCATTTAGTCCCATGTTATGGATATGTGTTGACAGAAAGGGCGCGTCGGGGACGGTTCATGGTGCAGAAGGCGAAATCTTTAGGTATTCCAGAAGGACCACTTTTTAGAGTTCTCCAAGAGGGTGAGTCTGTGATTGTTAATGGGAAGACTATAACCCCCGACATGGTTATGGGCCCCCCGAGAAAAGGATTGAAAATCTCGATTTCAGGTGATACAAAGCCTTGCGAAGCCTTCGCAGATGCGGCACGCAATTCTGACATAATGATCCATGAGGCAACATTAGATTCCTCGTTAAAGTCAAAAGCATACGATTTTGGTCACTCAACCGCAAGTGATGCAGCTCTCGTCGCCCTTAAATCTGGAGCACGAGCTTTGTATTTAAATCATATAAGTAATAGATATGATAATGCAATGATTCTTGAAATGGAGGCGAGAAAGATATTTCCAAACAGTTATGTTTCGCATGATTTGATGGAAGTCTTCGTCAGACATTGTGAGTGA
- a CDS encoding MFS transporter, with amino-acid sequence MKASTIQMLSSAGLSAASLLIPNLARNEFGSTNAEIGIIVAAYNTSVFLSSYFFGRASDVYGRRFVLVCGLLLSSIATGLHVFANSTYSLIIIRIIVGICAGMFPSALIAYVYESGKKIGKFSAYGSLGFGLGVFVAGFIGVYYEIFIASAVLLATAFALSLYLPFGKQSLHKIPLFPASILKKNLPICVSVMLRHIGANMIWVTYPIFLEDLGAGALFIGAIYAVNSIGQFIFMQFLDRYSSHLLVVAGFILSAITFPSYTLAVVYWQIIPAQITLASAWSCLYVGSLKYVMERNEERGTVTGILQSFLSISAIIGAVLGGLISFKYGYHGSMYFATMLAVSGLIVFVFSNHLKRSAKN; translated from the coding sequence ATGAAAGCTTCTACAATTCAGATGCTGTCCAGTGCGGGGCTTTCGGCAGCATCCTTATTGATACCAAATCTCGCGAGAAATGAGTTTGGATCCACGAATGCCGAAATCGGTATCATTGTCGCCGCATACAATACATCAGTCTTTTTGTCCTCATACTTCTTCGGTAGAGCATCAGATGTTTATGGAAGGAGATTTGTCTTAGTATGCGGACTATTGCTTTCTTCAATAGCAACAGGGCTGCATGTCTTTGCAAATAGCACTTACTCCCTCATCATTATCAGAATAATAGTTGGAATTTGTGCTGGCATGTTCCCTTCGGCACTGATAGCATATGTGTATGAATCCGGCAAAAAGATAGGAAAATTCAGCGCATATGGCAGTCTTGGATTTGGGTTAGGAGTGTTTGTTGCCGGTTTCATTGGAGTCTATTACGAGATTTTTATTGCCAGTGCGGTACTTCTTGCAACAGCTTTTGCACTTTCATTATACTTGCCATTCGGAAAACAATCATTGCACAAAATACCACTCTTTCCAGCTTCCATACTCAAGAAAAACCTCCCTATCTGCGTGTCCGTAATGCTTAGGCACATTGGGGCAAACATGATATGGGTGACGTATCCCATATTTTTGGAGGATCTTGGAGCGGGCGCATTATTCATTGGCGCAATTTATGCAGTGAATTCAATAGGACAATTCATCTTCATGCAATTTTTGGATCGATACTCATCGCATTTACTCGTTGTTGCCGGTTTTATCCTCTCTGCAATTACATTTCCTTCTTATACGCTCGCAGTAGTTTACTGGCAGATCATTCCTGCGCAAATCACTCTTGCATCTGCATGGTCATGTCTCTATGTCGGCTCGCTCAAGTATGTGATGGAAAGAAATGAAGAAAGGGGAACGGTGACGGGGATCCTCCAATCATTTCTATCGATATCAGCAATTATAGGCGCTGTGCTTGGAGGTCTAATATCGTTCAAATACGGTTATCACGGTTCAATGTATTTTGCGACGATGCTTGCGGTTTCAGGGTTGATCGTATTTGTTTTCAGCAATCATCTGAAGCGATCTGCAAAGAATTAA